A region of the Myxococcota bacterium genome:
TCACGATCACACCTACTTCCCCGAGGAATCGGAGTTCCTGTTCACCAACCACGGCGCCGTGCAGTTCATCGACGAGCAGGGAAACACGACGAGCGTCCTGGACTGGGAAGTGATTCAGTCGGTGGCGCAGGCCGCGAGCGCACGCGCGGCCTGAGCTGCTGACGCGCCTCGCCCGGCTGTGAAGAGATTCGCAGCCGGCCCGCTTCGCGTATGGGACCATGCACTCCGAACCACATGAGGGAGTGCGTCATGACTCGTTCGTTCTTCGTGCTTCTTTCCGTGTGCCTGTCCGTCGCGGGAGTCGCGCGCGCCAAGATCTCCGACATCCACTCGCCGTACGCGGCCGCGCCCTGCGTCGGGCCGACCCAGGCCGCGGCCGACATGTCCGACCCCAACGGCTACTACGCGGCCGGCGGAGCGCAGTGTCCCTCGCTGTGCAAGAAGGCCGAGGCCGACTGCAAGCAGTACGTGAGGGTCTCGTTCGGCTGCTGGAACTCTTTCTGGGCAGACGCGTTGTCGTACGAGAAGAGAGGCTGCGCGATCGGGCACCCGAACGACCCGCCGGCGAAGAATCAGTGCAAGAGTCAGGCGGATGCGATCCTGAAGACGTACCGGCAGGACGCGCAGAATGCGCGCGATCTGGGACTCAGCGCGTGCGAGGACTGGGAAGCCACGTGTGAGGCAACTTGCGGGCCGTGACGCCCAGGCTGACCGCGCGGCCATGAGCGCAATCACAGGCCGACAGGAAATCGCTGGCCAGCTCGCCGGATCCGTTCGATAGCGACTCGCTGCCCTGAGCGATCGCCTCGGCGCTCGTGGGATCGGCCCCGCCTCGCGCGTTAGCATGCCCGCGTGCGCGAGCTGCAATGGGGACTCTGGCATTGGACGGCGCCTCACCCGGAATGGACGCCGGCGGAGCGCTGGCCGCGGGAGGTGTCTTCGTACGCGATGGACGACGGCACGCGGCTGGTGTTGTTCGACCCGCTCTCGGTCCCCGACGAGCTGCTCGAGCTCGCGGGCGAGCGCTCGCCGATCGTGGTCCTGACCGCACCCTGGCACGAGCGAGACACCGAGAGCCTGGTCACGCGCCTGGGCGCCGTCCCCGTCTTCGTGCCACCGCCCGACACCCCCGAGGACCTCGTCCGCAAGTTCGGCATCCCCCTCGAGCAAGCCGGCCGCGGCAGCCCCGACGTGGCGTGGCTGCTCGCCTCCGACCGCGGCCCCGATCGCGCCCACCTCTACGCCGCGGGCGACGAGCTGCCGCTCGGCATCGAGGCGCTTCGCGGACGAGAGCACAACGACCTGGTGCTGTGGATCGAGAGCCGGCGCGCCGTCCTGACGGGCGACACGCTGGTCGATTTCGGCAAGGGCCTGCAGGTCAACGACTGGCTGCGCGGCGGAGTGACTCGCAAGGAGGTCGTGGAACGGCTCCGGCCGCTCTTGAACCGGCCGGTCGAGCTGGTGCTGCCGGCTCACGGCGAGCCCACGAACTTGACGGCGCTGGTGCGGGCGCTGGCCTGAGCTCGTTCAGCTCCGTGCCCGGGCGCGCCGGGAGCGCCCTTGCCGCGCGTGCTGGCGCGGCCGCAGGCCTCCGCGCCGGCCGCCGTCGTGCGGCGCCGGCGAGTGACTCGGCACGTGCCGTGCGGCTCCCCGCGCGTCATCGCGTGCAATCGGCAGGCTGCGCTGGATGAGCTTCTCGATGCCCCGCAGGTGGTCGCGTTCGCCGCTCGCGCAGAGTGAGATCGCGATCCCGGTCGCGCCCGCGCGCGCGGTGCGCCCGATGCGGTGCACGTAGGTCTCTGGCACCTCGGGCAGCTCGTAGTTGATGACGTGACTCACGCCGTCCACGTCGATGCCGCGCGCGGCGACGTCGGTCGCGACCAGCACCCGAGGCTGACCGCGCTTGAAGCCGTCGAGCGCGCGCGTGCGCGCGCCCTGCGACTTGTTGCCGTGAATCGCCTCGGCGGGAATGCCGCGCTTGGCGAGCCTCTCCGCGACCCGATTCGCGCCGCGCTTGGTGCGCGTGAACACCAGCGCGCGCTCCACGTCGCGCTCGCTCAGGAGCTGGGCGAGCAGCTCGTCCTTGCGCGCGTTCTCGGCGAAGTGGACCCGCTGCTCGACCGACTCGACCGTCGTCGCCTGCGGAGTCACATACACCTTGGCGGGATTCACGAGCAGGCTGTTGGCCAGGCCCAGGAT
Encoded here:
- a CDS encoding MBL fold metallo-hydrolase, whose amino-acid sequence is MRELQWGLWHWTAPHPEWTPAERWPREVSSYAMDDGTRLVLFDPLSVPDELLELAGERSPIVVLTAPWHERDTESLVTRLGAVPVFVPPPDTPEDLVRKFGIPLEQAGRGSPDVAWLLASDRGPDRAHLYAAGDELPLGIEALRGREHNDLVLWIESRRAVLTGDTLVDFGKGLQVNDWLRGGVTRKEVVERLRPLLNRPVELVLPAHGEPTNLTALVRALA
- a CDS encoding DEAD/DEAH box helicase; the protein is MPELERAVRDSGYSEPTPIQSQAIPQLLEGRDLLGCARTGTGKTAAFALPILQHLAGSRRRVAPNTVRCLVLVPTRELAAQVAESFRTYGAHLDLSIEQVHGGVGQGPQVRALSRGLDVLVACPGRLVDLMGQRRADLSKVEILVLDEADHMLDLGFIPDVRRIVAETPRRRQTLLFSATMPAPILGLANSLLVNPAKVYVTPQATTVESVEQRVHFAENARKDELLAQLLSERDVERALVFTRTKRGANRVAERLAKRGIPAEAIHGNKSQGARTRALDGFKRGQPRVLVATDVAARGIDVDGVSHVINYELPEVPETYVHRIGRTARAGATGIAISLCASGERDHLRGIEKLIQRSLPIARDDARGAARHVPSHSPAPHDGGRRGGLRPRQHARQGRSRRARARS